GCTCGCCCGACACCTCGATGGCCATCGTCTTCGGCCGGTAGGCGGGCAGCGTCTGGGTGGCCAGCACGTGCTCGACCTCGGAGGTGCCGATGCCGAACGCGATGCCGCCGAACGCGCCGTGCGTGGAGGTGTGAGAATCGCCACAGACGATCGTCATGCCCGGCTGGGTCAGGCCGAACTGCGGGCCGATGATGTGCACCACGCCCTGGCCGGCGTCGCCCATCGGATGCAGCCTGATGCCGAACTCCGCCGCGTTCTTGCGCAGCGTCTCGACCTGCGTCTTGGAGACGGGGTCGGAGATCGGGCCGAGCACCGTCGGGACGTTGTGGTCCTCGGTGGCGATGGTGAGATCGGGCCGCCGCACCTTGCGCCCTGCCAGGCGCAGGCCGTCGAAGGCCTGCGGGCTGGTCACCTCGTGAATGAGGTGCAGGTCGATGAAGAGCAGGTCGGGTTCGCCCTCGGCGCGGCGCACGACGTGCTGCTCCCAGACCTTCTCCGCGAGTGTGCGGCCCATGATCTCCTCCTTGAGACTTTGCCCCGACTTGCCTTCTCATATGTCGAGACGGCAGTATCGGTGTATGGACAACTCTAGCGGAGTCGGCGTACTGGACAAGGCCGTCCTCGTGCTCAATGCCCTCGAAGCGGGTCCAGCCTCCCTCGCCCAGCTGGTTCAGGCCACCGGACTGGCCCGCCCGACCGCCCACCGGCTCGCGGTGGCGCTGGAGCACCACAGGATCGTCACGCGTGACACGCAGGGACGTTTCGTGCTCGGCCCGAGGCTTTCGGAGTTGTCCACCGCGGCCGGCGAGGACCGTCTCCTCGCCGTCGCCGCTCCGGTGTTGACCCAGCTCAGGGATCTGACGGGAGAGAGCGCGCAACTGTATCGCCGCCAGGGTGACGAACGGGTCTGCGTCGCGGCCGCCGAGCGCGCCAGCGGCCTGCGCGACACCGTCCCCGTGGGTTCGGCACTGCCCATGACGGCTGGTTCGGCGGCGCAGATCCTGCTGGCGTGGGAGGAGCCCGACCGGTTGCACAGGGGGCTGCGCGGGGCGAAGTTCACCGCCGCCACCCTCGCCTCGGTACGGCGGCGCGGGTGGGCGCACAGCGTGGGTGAGCGCGAGCAGGGTGTGGCCAGCGTCTCCGCCCCCATAAGGGGTACGGGCGGCAAGGTGATCGCGGCCGTCTCGGTCTCCGGGCCGATCGAGCGCCTGACCCGCACCCCTGGACGGCTGCACGCGATCCCGGTGATGGCCGCCGCCGAGCGCATCACCGAGGCCATGCGCCGCGCCAACTGACCCGCGAAGACCCCACTCCCCCGGACAGCCGGGGCCCGTGGGAGCCGGACGGGCCCGGCCGTTTCCCGTCGCGCAGGGGGCGGCGTCGTGGGCTCTCCT
This window of the Nonomuraea africana genome carries:
- a CDS encoding IclR family transcriptional regulator; amino-acid sequence: MDNSSGVGVLDKAVLVLNALEAGPASLAQLVQATGLARPTAHRLAVALEHHRIVTRDTQGRFVLGPRLSELSTAAGEDRLLAVAAPVLTQLRDLTGESAQLYRRQGDERVCVAAAERASGLRDTVPVGSALPMTAGSAAQILLAWEEPDRLHRGLRGAKFTAATLASVRRRGWAHSVGEREQGVASVSAPIRGTGGKVIAAVSVSGPIERLTRTPGRLHAIPVMAAAERITEAMRRAN